The Fulvivirga ligni genome window below encodes:
- a CDS encoding FecR family protein, with protein sequence MEHLITKYLNNELSHEEWEELRQWLEKSDLNKTTLNNLKSFTSNIDQEADELEQVVWHELSALTNIQDRPLKPAVSLWRYARVAAALLIIGVIGIIAYQASRKEPVTYVKEVALLVKEAPLGTKVTTKLPDGTVVTLNAGSKISYPEVFSNESRRVQLTGEAFFEVTHQPQKPFYVAFANSEVKVLGTSFNIRTYQNEGTSSVSVATGKVSFKTSNDQLILTPLEMGVHNLSSSELLKKEVDELEAFGWTKKILYFNHAPFNNVIKELERWYGVEFEINGNFEPLGPFSGEFRNEPLSQVLMGLSHIYHFEFAIDDKKVTLNKITNQ encoded by the coding sequence ATGGAGCACCTAATCACCAAATACCTAAATAACGAGCTTTCTCATGAAGAATGGGAAGAGTTGCGCCAGTGGCTGGAAAAGAGTGATCTGAATAAGACTACACTTAATAATCTAAAGTCCTTTACCTCAAACATTGATCAGGAGGCAGATGAACTGGAGCAGGTGGTGTGGCATGAGCTGAGCGCTTTGACAAATATTCAAGATAGGCCATTAAAGCCGGCTGTTTCTTTATGGAGGTATGCCAGAGTAGCCGCGGCTTTATTGATCATTGGCGTTATAGGCATAATTGCTTACCAGGCATCTAGAAAAGAACCTGTAACTTATGTAAAAGAGGTCGCTCTATTGGTTAAAGAAGCTCCGTTAGGAACCAAGGTGACCACTAAGTTGCCAGATGGGACTGTAGTAACACTCAATGCTGGCTCCAAAATCAGCTATCCTGAGGTGTTTTCTAACGAAAGCAGAAGAGTTCAACTTACTGGTGAAGCCTTCTTTGAGGTGACACATCAACCACAAAAACCATTTTATGTTGCCTTTGCAAATAGTGAAGTCAAAGTTTTAGGCACCTCTTTTAATATAAGAACTTATCAGAATGAGGGCACATCTTCTGTGTCAGTAGCAACAGGTAAAGTATCCTTTAAAACCTCTAATGATCAATTAATTCTTACACCCTTGGAAATGGGCGTGCATAACCTTAGTTCTTCAGAATTATTAAAAAAAGAAGTGGATGAGTTGGAAGCGTTTGGCTGGACAAAAAAGATACTCTATTTCAATCATGCGCCATTTAATAATGTGATTAAAGAGCTGGAACGGTGGTATGGAGTAGAATTTGAAATCAATGGAAATTTTGAACCACTTGGCCCTTTCTCCGGTGAGTTTAGAAACGAGCCCCTTTCTCAAGTCCTAATGGGATTATCTCACATTTATCATTTTGAATTTGCAATAGACGATAAGAAAGTCACACTGAATAAGATTACGAATCAATAA
- a CDS encoding RNA polymerase sigma-70 factor — MTRKIHKLSNVANRSDKEWEAYFEGIYKEYFKRLYAYVRVIVDSQSLAKDVVSDFFLALWKNRNSLLHVNDLEVYLFVSVRNQAVQALQKQAKLFSSREALEVKLESIDYINPEELLLEKELLNLLKKITSELPDQCKLIFEMATERGLKNAEIAQELGISVVTVKSQKRKAQVKIKAGIIKYYHDHDDSNLPDIRMISQYLLVLGYIHCEF; from the coding sequence ATGACTCGGAAAATTCACAAATTATCAAATGTAGCAAACCGTTCTGATAAAGAATGGGAGGCTTATTTTGAAGGGATTTACAAAGAGTATTTCAAAAGATTGTATGCCTATGTACGAGTGATAGTAGATTCTCAGAGTTTGGCGAAAGATGTGGTCTCTGACTTCTTTTTGGCATTATGGAAAAACAGAAATAGTCTACTTCACGTGAACGATCTGGAAGTTTATCTATTTGTGTCTGTTAGAAATCAGGCCGTTCAAGCACTTCAAAAGCAAGCTAAATTATTCTCTTCCAGAGAAGCACTGGAAGTTAAATTGGAATCTATAGACTATATTAACCCGGAGGAACTCCTTCTAGAAAAGGAACTTCTGAACCTGCTCAAAAAAATCACCTCTGAATTGCCTGATCAATGTAAGCTGATTTTTGAAATGGCTACTGAACGTGGACTTAAAAATGCGGAAATTGCACAGGAGTTGGGCATTTCTGTAGTGACCGTAAAAAGTCAAAAAAGAAAAGCTCAGGTCAAAATCAAAGCAGGCATAATCAAGTACTATCATGATCATGATGACTCCAACCTGCCTGATATCAGAATGATTAGCCAATATCTCTTAGTGCTAGGATATATTCATTGCGAATTTTAA
- a CDS encoding RagB/SusD family nutrient uptake outer membrane protein — MKILRYILLISVFVSLGACSDYLDKMPDDQLTLEMVFNDKTRTEDWLAGIYSNIPDPYWGYTREIGYDALSDDLAPSTGWEQFGWDVISKQTGNWNPASGWSPNYWSELPKRIRSAYIFIENVRPNASQKVTAEVVENMKNEARFLIAYYYSILVQTYGAVPFNLGITSNDAPEEELFLGQTPFDQIINWLDTELYNLSTVLPNTYSENQKFGRATGIMCLAVRARILLFAASPLTNGNPDYAGHVNNKGEELFNSTYDASKWKRAALASQELIDAAHQQGHQLYYEYNEDGSIDPFLSYQNMMFKRTSDGNNEILFARPDCNTWEYDKHAQPRGTGGNGGLGVTQSLVDAFFMKNGLPIDDPSSGYTEEGFSTDPEFRNTKWIEVQGNQEGNEGKVTLAGTYNMYCNREPRFYISILYNRAWCRRENRTTRFMLEEWDGGPTHDAPQNGYLVRKKVHPDHDPRNGINPYRPGILYRLGEAYLNYAEALNEATPGDPDILTYVNLIRERAGIPDLPTGMSQEEMREAIRRERRVELNCEGIRYHDIRRWKIGEEVLNRSFKGMKFTGTQVSDDESNPEAFFVRSVYQQRIFSKKNYWFPVPQSEMDKNPNLVQNPFW; from the coding sequence ATGAAGATCTTAAGATATATTCTATTAATCTCTGTGTTCGTGTCATTGGGTGCATGTTCAGATTATCTGGATAAAATGCCTGACGACCAGTTGACGTTAGAGATGGTATTTAATGACAAAACCAGAACTGAAGATTGGCTTGCCGGCATCTACTCCAACATTCCTGATCCCTACTGGGGCTATACAAGAGAAATAGGTTATGACGCACTATCAGATGACCTGGCGCCATCTACCGGATGGGAACAGTTTGGATGGGATGTAATCTCTAAACAAACTGGTAACTGGAACCCTGCCTCTGGCTGGAGCCCTAACTACTGGAGCGAACTACCAAAACGCATTCGTTCGGCTTATATTTTTATTGAGAATGTAAGACCAAACGCCTCTCAGAAAGTGACTGCAGAAGTGGTTGAGAACATGAAAAATGAGGCCCGTTTTCTCATTGCATACTACTACTCTATACTGGTTCAAACCTATGGTGCTGTTCCATTTAATCTAGGTATAACGTCTAATGATGCCCCTGAAGAAGAGCTTTTCCTTGGCCAAACCCCTTTTGACCAGATTATTAACTGGTTAGATACAGAACTGTACAATTTATCAACAGTACTGCCTAACACCTATTCTGAAAATCAAAAATTTGGCAGAGCTACTGGCATTATGTGCCTGGCTGTAAGAGCGAGAATATTACTCTTTGCCGCAAGTCCATTAACCAACGGTAATCCAGACTACGCTGGCCACGTGAATAACAAAGGAGAAGAGCTTTTTAATTCTACTTATGATGCCTCTAAATGGAAAAGAGCCGCACTTGCTTCACAAGAACTGATTGACGCTGCCCATCAGCAAGGTCATCAGCTCTATTATGAATACAATGAAGATGGATCTATAGATCCCTTCTTATCTTATCAAAATATGATGTTCAAAAGAACTTCGGATGGCAACAATGAGATCCTTTTTGCAAGACCAGACTGTAACACCTGGGAGTATGACAAGCATGCTCAACCGAGAGGTACCGGTGGTAATGGTGGACTGGGTGTTACTCAATCTCTGGTAGATGCATTTTTCATGAAAAATGGGTTGCCAATAGATGATCCAAGCTCTGGGTACACAGAAGAAGGTTTCTCTACTGACCCTGAGTTTAGAAACACAAAATGGATAGAAGTGCAAGGCAATCAGGAAGGTAACGAAGGCAAAGTGACACTGGCTGGGACTTACAACATGTACTGCAACCGAGAGCCGCGTTTTTATATATCTATTCTCTACAACAGAGCATGGTGCAGGCGTGAAAACCGAACTACTAGATTTATGCTGGAAGAATGGGATGGTGGACCAACACATGATGCGCCACAAAATGGCTATCTGGTTAGAAAGAAAGTGCACCCGGATCATGACCCAAGAAATGGAATAAATCCATACAGACCAGGAATATTATATAGACTTGGCGAAGCATACCTCAACTATGCCGAAGCGCTAAATGAGGCAACGCCTGGTGACCCGGATATCCTCACCTATGTGAACCTGATCAGAGAGCGTGCAGGCATCCCTGATCTACCGACCGGTATGAGCCAAGAAGAAATGCGTGAAGCAATAAGAAGAGAACGACGAGTAGAACTGAATTGTGAGGGTATTCGCTACCATGATATCCGCAGATGGAAAATTGGCGAAGAGGTACTCAACAGAAGTTTTAAGGGAATGAAATTTACTGGTACCCAGGTAAGTGATGACGAAAGCAACCCGGAGGCATTCTTTGTAAGAAGTGTTTATCAGCAGCGCATATTCAGTAAGAAAAACTATTGGTTTCCAGTGCCCCAATCTGAGATGGATAAAAATCCAAACCTGGTACAGAATCCATTTTGGTAA
- a CDS encoding SusC/RagA family TonB-linked outer membrane protein — MSKLCIYAIVIQLSVYSLTFAMDSKAQTKSVNEIEIDLNLKAPAKLDKVLESIEKKTEFHFSFRDNEVKAPSYRLHAISERMTLGDLLVKISQQTELSFKRINSNIYIYRKDKDRSEAVVEVIQADVEIIGTVTDENGDPLPGATIIEKGTSNGTITDEYGSFKLSVPEGSTLVVAFLGYAQQEIKLSGQTNLSISLVEDMTNLEEVVVVAFGTQKEYSIVGSVSTVQPEQLQTSTKRSLSNNLGGRISGIIAVQRSGEPGYDNSNFWIRGISTFAGSSNPLVLIDGVERSLDNIDPAEIASFSVLKDAAASAVYGVRGANGVILINTKRGNVGKPSINIRYEQGYTQPVQLPQFLGAADYLQLLNEIAIESGQAAPYSDERIEKTRSGEDPDLYPDVNWLDEITNDHASNSRLNLTVSGGSDILRYSLVTSYYGENGIIARDNAQSWDSSIKLKRYNMRSNVDVNVTSSTLLRINIGGYILDDNRPPQSIDNLFARAFETPPYVHPTIYSSGEIPKVTERDNPYALATQTGYERRSGSKLESLFSLNQDLGSILPGLNTKLMFAFDRYSSNGVKRSKSPDYYNPAVGRNDDGTLDLVIANYGQDFLGYESTTEWGNKNIYAQWDLTYTKNFGKHYIDMLFLYNQRNYDDGSALPFRNQGIAGRLSYAFDHRYVTEFNFGYNGSENFAKGKRYGFFPSVAVGYLLSEEAFMKPYKDVFDKIKFRASYGLVGNDRIDGRRFAYITTIGNTGGYRWGVNNDYQRAGRTEGDYGVADLTWETVTKTNLGLELGLFNSIKLQADYFIEERKDIFMQRRSIPGSSGFVNTPWANYGKVNNRGVDLSLNVNSNISQDFNLSMWGTFTYAVNEIIEQDEPSTVIGTSRSTTGKPVGQIFGFEDDGLFTEADFANVETGELIESIPNHTFGPVRPGDIKYKDINNDGIIDDLDRTAIGGTVDPQIIYGFGINMRYKSFDFGVFFQGNALTSRIIGGSSFIPGSSNGALGNYYDNADDRWTLENPSQDVFWPRLSNYQNANNNQASTWWLRDMSMLRMKNIEVGYNFPVKMLSKAKMKNGRIFVRGDNLVRFSKFDLWDPELNTSNGFRYPIMKSISAGFDLNF, encoded by the coding sequence ATGTCCAAATTGTGCATATACGCTATTGTTATACAGCTCTCTGTATATTCACTGACATTTGCTATGGACAGCAAGGCGCAAACAAAAAGCGTTAATGAAATTGAGATCGACCTGAATCTAAAGGCACCTGCAAAACTTGATAAAGTACTGGAGTCTATAGAGAAAAAGACTGAATTCCACTTTTCATTTAGAGACAATGAGGTAAAAGCCCCTTCATACCGTTTACATGCTATTTCTGAAAGAATGACCCTCGGAGATCTGTTAGTGAAAATTTCCCAGCAAACAGAGTTGTCTTTTAAGAGGATCAATAGCAACATCTATATCTATAGAAAAGACAAAGACAGAAGCGAAGCTGTGGTTGAGGTGATACAAGCTGATGTAGAGATCATTGGTACGGTGACCGATGAAAATGGCGATCCTCTTCCAGGAGCAACTATCATAGAAAAAGGAACATCAAATGGTACCATTACTGATGAATATGGATCATTTAAATTATCAGTCCCGGAGGGTTCAACACTGGTGGTTGCTTTTCTTGGTTATGCTCAGCAGGAGATTAAGCTTTCCGGTCAGACCAATCTATCTATAAGCCTGGTGGAGGATATGACCAACCTTGAGGAAGTAGTGGTCGTGGCCTTTGGCACTCAAAAGGAATATTCGATTGTTGGATCAGTTTCCACTGTTCAGCCTGAGCAACTGCAGACTAGCACTAAAAGATCTTTGAGTAACAACTTGGGAGGTCGGATATCAGGAATAATTGCTGTCCAGCGCTCTGGAGAGCCTGGTTATGATAATTCAAATTTCTGGATCAGGGGTATCTCTACCTTTGCAGGATCAAGCAATCCATTGGTTTTGATAGATGGTGTAGAGCGATCTCTCGACAATATTGATCCTGCAGAAATAGCTTCTTTTTCAGTACTTAAAGATGCTGCGGCCAGTGCCGTGTATGGGGTAAGAGGTGCTAACGGTGTCATCTTAATCAACACCAAAAGAGGTAACGTAGGTAAGCCATCGATAAATATTCGCTACGAGCAAGGATATACCCAACCCGTACAACTTCCGCAGTTTTTAGGAGCAGCAGATTACCTTCAGCTACTTAACGAAATAGCCATAGAGTCTGGTCAGGCAGCACCCTACTCAGATGAAAGAATAGAAAAAACCCGTTCTGGAGAGGATCCGGACCTATATCCGGATGTAAACTGGCTGGATGAAATCACCAATGATCATGCTTCAAACAGCAGACTTAATCTAACCGTAAGCGGCGGAAGTGACATTCTAAGGTATTCTTTAGTGACCTCTTATTATGGTGAAAATGGAATAATCGCCAGAGACAATGCACAATCCTGGGACTCATCTATTAAACTCAAACGCTATAATATGAGGTCAAACGTAGATGTGAACGTGACATCCAGCACACTTCTTCGCATCAATATTGGTGGCTATATATTAGATGATAACAGACCTCCACAGTCCATTGACAATTTATTCGCTCGTGCCTTCGAAACGCCGCCATATGTACACCCAACTATCTACTCTTCTGGTGAAATACCTAAAGTAACTGAGAGAGATAATCCGTATGCCCTGGCCACTCAAACGGGATATGAGCGAAGAAGTGGGAGCAAGCTCGAGTCTTTATTCTCCCTAAATCAAGATCTGGGGTCTATCCTACCCGGCCTAAATACCAAGTTAATGTTTGCTTTCGACCGTTATTCAAGCAATGGGGTGAAGAGAAGTAAGAGCCCTGACTACTATAACCCGGCCGTTGGTAGAAATGATGATGGTACGCTGGATCTTGTAATTGCCAATTATGGTCAGGATTTCTTAGGCTATGAGTCTACTACCGAGTGGGGAAACAAAAACATCTACGCGCAGTGGGATTTAACCTACACTAAAAACTTTGGTAAGCATTACATAGATATGCTATTCCTGTACAATCAGCGAAATTATGACGATGGTTCCGCATTGCCTTTCAGAAACCAGGGTATTGCTGGTAGATTATCTTATGCTTTTGACCACAGATATGTGACCGAATTTAACTTTGGGTACAACGGATCGGAGAATTTCGCCAAAGGTAAGCGATATGGTTTTTTCCCATCCGTAGCCGTAGGTTATCTGCTCAGTGAAGAAGCATTTATGAAACCATATAAGGATGTCTTTGACAAGATCAAGTTTAGAGCATCTTATGGACTTGTAGGAAACGACCGCATAGATGGAAGGCGGTTTGCATATATTACGACTATCGGTAATACCGGTGGGTACCGATGGGGCGTTAATAATGACTACCAAAGGGCAGGTCGTACGGAAGGCGACTATGGGGTAGCTGACCTCACATGGGAGACCGTAACCAAGACTAATCTTGGCTTGGAGTTAGGCCTTTTTAATAGCATTAAACTACAAGCAGACTATTTCATAGAAGAGCGCAAAGACATCTTCATGCAGCGAAGGTCTATACCAGGCTCTAGTGGTTTTGTGAACACACCCTGGGCCAACTATGGTAAAGTTAACAATCGCGGAGTTGACCTTTCTCTTAATGTAAATTCCAACATATCCCAGGATTTCAACCTATCTATGTGGGGCACATTTACCTATGCTGTCAATGAAATCATAGAGCAGGATGAGCCCAGCACAGTTATTGGCACCAGCAGGTCAACCACCGGAAAACCGGTAGGACAGATTTTTGGCTTTGAAGATGATGGCCTATTTACTGAGGCGGATTTCGCTAACGTAGAAACCGGTGAACTCATTGAATCAATCCCTAACCATACATTTGGCCCTGTACGTCCAGGTGATATTAAGTATAAGGACATTAACAATGATGGTATAATAGATGATTTAGATAGAACAGCCATAGGCGGCACTGTAGACCCACAGATTATTTACGGATTTGGAATCAACATGCGATATAAAAGCTTCGACTTTGGTGTGTTTTTTCAAGGTAACGCACTTACAAGCAGAATCATAGGCGGGTCTTCATTCATTCCAGGATCCAGTAATGGCGCTTTAGGCAACTACTATGACAATGCTGATGATAGATGGACCCTGGAGAACCCTAGTCAGGATGTGTTCTGGCCCAGACTTTCCAACTACCAAAATGCTAATAACAATCAGGCATCTACCTGGTGGCTTAGAGACATGAGCATGCTTCGAATGAAAAACATAGAGGTGGGTTATAATTTCCCTGTGAAAATGCTCTCAAAAGCAAAAATGAAGAACGGCAGAATCTTCGTTAGGGGTGACAACCTGGTCAGGTTTTCAAAATTCGATCTATGGGACCCAGAGCTAAATACCTCCAATGGTTTCAGATACCCCATCATGAAATCTATCTCCGCTGGTTTCGACCTCAATTTTTAA